From one Triticum aestivum cultivar Chinese Spring chromosome 4B, IWGSC CS RefSeq v2.1, whole genome shotgun sequence genomic stretch:
- the LOC123094527 gene encoding aspartic proteinase nepenthesin-2-like, which translates to MHTTHIIKKIPQPTLGTSMAMAIKNTLQCVVFLMALIMTHLIPPAGADAGSPKVAMASSGAGSSFRLVAHHDYALRDDGFLQVQSRLDDLLPSEANVTTLRPPVASPIDMAFSVVVGLGSGKGRHDHNLKLDASGSLMWLQCKPCNPKQPQRGPLFDPKASSTFQQVAGTSQICHPPYPMEPAGQQCAFHLSGEHGMSVHGFVALENLTMGPESMKEFVFGCAHSAEHFNSQRTFAGVAAMGKMPTSLVMQVAARGQTQFSYCLFSGGASRHGFLRFGADVPRRPGLRTTKILPALDAHESQYYVSLVGISLDAKRLTGIRPEMFARRRGGQGGCVIDPGTPLTVLAREAYRVVEEAMWSDLQRNRAERVQRQGYGLCVRKTAEIKRHLQSLSFHFAEETARLVVKPEQLFTVVESKLHGAALCLAMSPGERTVIGALQQVDTRFVYDLKDAKLSFASEPCSQDTAGVD; encoded by the coding sequence atgcatacgactCATATTATTAAAAAGATACCACAGCCCACACTTGGCACGTCGATGGCCATGGCGATCAAGAACACTCTCCAATGCGTCGTGTTCCTGATGGCGCTCATCATGACCCACCTGATACCGCCTGCCGGTGCTGATGCGGGCAGCCCAAAAGTCGCCATGGCTAGCTCGGGCGCTGGCTCGAGCTTCCGGCTGGTGGCGCACCATGACTATGCGCTGCGCGACGACGGCTTCCTCCAAGTCCAGAGCCGGCTGGACGACCTTCTTCCATCGGAGGCGAACGTCACCACCCTCCGCCCACCAGTGGCCTCGCCAATCGATATGGCCTTCAGCGTGGTCGTTGGCTTGGGCTCGGGCAAAGGCCGGCACGACCACAACCTCAAGCTCGACGCCTCGGGTAGCCTGATGTGGCTGCAGTGCAAGCCCTGCAATCCGAAGCAGCCACAGCGCGGCCCCCTGTTCGACCCCAAGGCCTCGTCCACCTTCCAGCAGGTCGCCGGCACGAGCCAGATCTGCCACCCGCCGTACCCCATGGAGCCCGCGGGGCAGCAGTGCGCCTTCCACCTGTCCGGCGAGCACGGCATGTCGGTCCACGGCTTCGTGGCCTTGGAGAACCTCACCATGGGGCCAGAGTCCATGAAGGAGTTCGTCTTCGGGTGCGCGCACTCGGCCGAGCACTTCAACAGCCAGCGCACCTTCGCGGGCGTCGCCGCCATGGGTAAGATGCCTACCTCGCTCGTCATGCAGGTGGCGGCGCGCGGGCAGACGCAGTTCTCGTACTGCCTCTTCTCCGGCGGAGCGAGCCGGCATGGCTTCCTCCGGTTCGGCGCCGACGTGCCGAGACGGCCGGGCCTCCGAACGACCAAGATCCTCCCGGCGCTGGACGCGCACGAGTCGCAGTACTACGTGAGCCTCGTGGGCATCAGCCTGGACGCGAAGAGGCTGACGGGGATCAGGCCGGAGATGTTCGCCCGGCGGCGCGGCGGGCAGGGCGGGTGCGTGATCGACCCCGGCACGCCCCTGACGGTGCTGGCCCGGGAGGCGTACCGCGTCGTGGAGGAGGCCATGTGGAGTGACCTGCAGCGGAACAGGGCGGAGCGCGTGCAGCGGCAGGGCTACGGGCTGTGCGTCCGCAAGACCGCGGAGATCAAGCGGCACCTCCAGTCGCTGTCCTTCCACTTCGCGGAGGAGACGGCGAGGCTGGTCGTCAAGCCGGAGCAGCTGTTCACGGTGGTGGAGAGCAAGCTCCACGGGGCCGCcctgtgccttgccatgagtccgGGCGAGCGGACGGTCATCGGCGCGCTGCAGCAGGTGGACACAAGGTTCGTGTACGACCTCAAAGACGCCAAGCTGTCCTTTGCGTCGGAGCCGTGCTCTCAGGACACCGCCGGTGTGGATTGA